A stretch of the Papaver somniferum cultivar HN1 chromosome 6, ASM357369v1, whole genome shotgun sequence genome encodes the following:
- the LOC113288855 gene encoding uncharacterized protein LOC113288855, whose product MAFSTFSPTPDNNNNHHHHHHHHSRTPSRTTPKRDTSGKKKPQPPAKNPSSWNQIKSLITCKTVENSKVHDPSSSKNNNIHGGYSKLSSSCSSICNFRDVVHGNTRVVHRADNSPENSSVGQETGLLSRKSVHNIGSSSNRSTTSSVRSSIHTNTGTTPLHGSYTNSTTTSSSRGMQLRKLSGCYECHMIVDPSRRPITPRTTICVCKECGEIFPKIESLEHHQAIKHAVSELGPEDSGRNIVEIIFKSSWLKKDSPICKIERILKVHNTQRTIQRFEDCRDSVKIRATSNSTTRKNARCAADGNELLRFHCTSLTCGLGARGSTSLCGSVPGCGVCTIIRHGFPGKAHDHTKGVCTTATSGRAHDSFGGGALESLGGGGGGNRRAMLVCRVIAGRVKRTAADDAAAQEEDNNTNIMAGTYDSVAGYAGIYANLEELIVFNPKAILPCFVVIYTSQ is encoded by the exons ATGGCTTTCTCAACTTTCTCACCAACACCTGATAATaataacaaccaccaccaccatcatcatcaccattcaagaACACCTTCAAGAACAACACCCAAACGCGATACTAGTGGTAAGAAAAAACCGCAACCACCAGCGAAAAACCCATCTTCATGGAACCAAATCAAAAGCTTAATAACATGTAAAACAGTAGAAAACTCTAAAGTCCACGACCCATCATCATCTAAGAACAACAACATTCATGGCGGGTATTCGAAGTTAAGTTCATCGTGTAGTTCTATCTGTAATTTCAGAGATGTTGTTCATGGTAATACAAGAGTTGTCCATAGAGCTGATAATTCACCTGAAAACAGCTCTGTTGGTCAAGAAACTGGTCTGTTAAGTCGAAAATCAGTTCATAATATTGGTTCTTCATCAAATCGGTCTACTACTAGTTCTGTAAGATCTTCAATTCATACCAATACTGGTACTACTCCTCTCCATGGGTCTTACACTaattcaacaacaacttcttcttcaagaggAATGCAGCTCAGAAAACTCTCTGGGTGTTATGAATGCCACATGATTGTCGACCCCAGCAG gCGTCCAATTACTCCAAGAACAACAATCTGTGTTTGTAAAGAATGTGgagaaattttccctaaaattgaaAGTTTAGAACATCATCAAGCCATCAAACATGCTG TTTCGGAACTGGGACCAGAAGATTCAGGTCGAAATATAGTTGAGATCATATTCAAGTCAAGCTGGTTAAAAAAGGACAGTCCAATCTGTAAAATTGAAAGGATATTAAAAGTCCATAACACTCAAAGAACAATCCAACGGTTTGAAGACTGTCGCGACTCGGTTAAAATCCGAGCTACGAGTAACAGCACCACGAGAAAAAACGCTAGATGTGCAGCTGATGGGAATGAGTTATTAAGATTTCATTGTACGAGCTTGACCTGCGGACTCGGTGCACGCGGTTCGACTAGTTTATGTGGCTCGGTACCTGGTTGCGGTGTTTGTACTATTATAAGACACGGATTCCCTGGGAAGGCCCATGATCATACTAAAGGGGTGTGTACTACGGCAACTAGTGGTAGGGCGCATGATAGTTTTGGTGGTGGGGCACTTGAAAGtttaggcggtggtggtggtggaaatagaagagctatGCTCGTGTGCCGTGTGATTGCTGGTAGAGTAAAGCGTACTGCTGCGGATGATGCCGCGGCTCAAGAGGAGGATAATAACACTAATATTATGGCGGGAACTTATGACTCTGTCGCTGGTTACGCGGGGATTTATGCAAATCTTGAAGAACTTATTGTTTTCAATCCAAAAGCTATCCTTCCTTGTTTTGTTGTCATCTACACATCTCAATGA